TCCAGTGTGCCTGAACTGCCCCAATCCCATCGCACGGGTTGATTACCGGACAGCGTGGAGATCAAGTCGGGATCCCAGGTTAATTCTGATTGGCTACCAGGTGATGACGAAGCCATCGCGTCAGGGCCAGACTTTTCCACCTGAGGTCCGCCAGCGGGCGTGTCGTTTGGTGTTGCTGCTTGCTCTGGAGAATGGCCGCCCCGCTTCGTGAGCAGTTGGTGGCCAAACCCGAATTGCCCTAGCCGACCACCCACATATCGGAAGCCGTATGTGCGGAGCCAGTCCGCAAGTCCCAGATCAGGCTTGCTTTCGCCGGGTGGGGACAAGCGTTGATAGAAAAACGGTGTCCACCCCCCTACCCCACCGCTTGTGTAATCCCAGGCGTGAGCGACACGTTCCGACTGGCCCGGTCGAAACCACCGCCTGATTCCCAAATCCGCATGATAACAATGATTGCTTATGTATTGCGCATCATGACATGCCCCACATGTTCGCTCTGCAGAGACAGGTTGCCCGCTGGCAATGACGTTTTGGCCGTTGGCATCGAGAAGACGCACCGGCCGGTGTGTTATCTCAGTGAGATTCTCCTGGCGTTGCGATTGCGCTACCTCAGCAATGGCCATGCACCGGTCTGATGAAAGCATCATCAACGGGAGCACCGCCGCCCAAACGGCGCTGCGCTCGAGGACTCGCCGGACCCAGTTTCGCTTCGTCGTCCCCATGGTGGCAGATCCTTCAATGGTCGAAGGAATGATCGCGAGTTGTCTTGCTCAAGTGTTCACAATCTTACCGTTCCACAAGTCCCGTCATTTCTCGATCACCCCGAAACATCGGGTCACCATCGTATCCCAGTGCTTTCCAGTTGAGTCGCCCACCTGGTCCATGGCAATCGGCACACTGCAGGGCCCGTTCTTTGGGCTGAACCATATGGGAGAGTGGCCAGTACATTTCGGTGTCCACGAAATCGTACTGACCGCTGTACGGCAAACCCGTGTCCTGGCTGCCGAGGCGGCAGGCCAGGTCCCAGTTGAATTCTGTCCAGTAGCCGCCCGGTCCCCAGGTGCGGGGCGTGAGAAGATAAAGATACTGTTTGTCGTAGATCTGCCTTCCCCGATGTACTTTGAAGGGCCAGATTTTGGCTTCGGGATCTCCGGGACCTCCCAGAGGCCGATTGATCTGGACCACGCGAGTGGGATCGATTTTTTGCCCGGTCAGATAACGCTCTCCACGACCGTTGTACCAGTAATACTCGGGATTGATATTCTGTGCGTAAATAAATCGCCCTTTCTGCTTTAAATAGACGTGCGGATCCTCGGGGATATCGTCGCGACCGGCAGCCGACCAATCCCAGTACATCTTGGTCGGCGCATCGATGGCCATCTTGGGGATGTGGCATGTCTGACATGCTACGGTGGCGGTGTGAAAATCGAGCCTTTCATTGCCGTGCGGCTTTTCGCTATGGCAATCCGTGCAGAAAACCCGAGCGGGTTTCTCGATACATACTGACATGGCGCAACCGGGGATCTGATGTTTCTGCGTTCGATGGCAATCCACACACTGGAATTTCAAACGCCCCATGTGCACGTCGATTCGCTCCGGAGGATAGTACATCGTTCCATCAAGATCTCCGTGCTTGACGGCATCGGCACCACCTCCCTTGAAGTGGCATTGGCCGCAATTGAGTCGAGTGGGGCGCCCCACACTCCGCGCAACCGCCATCAGGTCCACGTCTGGTTTGGGAAGCCCCGCGAGTCCTTTTTGATAGGTGTTGGTCTGGTCGTGGCACACCAGGCAATCCACGTTTTCCTCCCGGCTGAAATCAAAATGAGGATCTTTCCAACCGTATCCTGCATGGCACGCCGAACACGCCTGAATATTGGGGAGGGCCGCGATGCAAAAGTTATTGATGAGGTTCAACTTGCCGACGTGAATCGTTCCCCCGGTTTTAGGGTCCTTAACCTTTTGACCGGCCCAGGTCCAGTGGTCTGTCGCCATAACCTCCCGGGCAGAGTTGGGGTGACAGGAAAGACAAACCTTGGTGACTTCGGGCCCCGTCTTTAACCCTGCAGGTATAAACGGGGTATGATCCACATGATGGGGCGGGGGTGGGACGTGCTTCCAGGGATTATCAGGTCGCTCCCGCTTCTCTAGTCGGGAAAATTGCCAGCCCGCAAGGCCCAGCCCAGAGATGAACACCGCGATACAAACCCCGACAAGGACGGCACCCCGCATGACCGTTGCTCTCCTTTTTCATTCCTTCAGGGGTTTTCAATCCAGCGCTGCTTATATCTTGTTTCATGTGTTTCTACAAGCTGCCCGATGCTGGCGGGAAAACTCCTCCGGATTCGCTGTTTTCTGCGGGCATCTTGAATCGCTCCTGAACGGCCCGAGGAAGCGATTGCTCAATCATACTGAGAACGGTCTGCCGCAGCAGATCGATTGCTTCTGCCAGGCGAGGATCAGCAAGACGGTAAAAAATTTGCTGACCCCGGCGTGCGGTCTTGACCACGCCTGTCTCCCGCATCAAACGCAGATGCTGCGAGGCGTTCTGGGATGCAACTCCGGCTGCGTCGGCCAGTTGAGTCACAGTTTTTTCCCCTTCCCGGAGCAGACAAAAAAACTGCAGTCGCGTCGGATGCGACAGAAGATTGAAGAAGTTGGCGAGAATCTGGCATTCGTCGCTGGGAAGCATGGGCAACGATCCTCTTTTGTAGCTAATACGTACTTCTATTCAATTATGTTCGAACATTCGCACCTATGCAATACTCTTATGGTGCAGATTCTGTGCATATTTTTTATGAAACTTTCGATAGGCACTTGTATCTTGGGTGTCACCGGTGTGGCCATTTTACCCCCGCGTGGTTTTCAACGTGCGCGGTGGTCTGCCTTGTCGCCCACATGCCGTCTGCAGGGTGGCAGTACGGCGGTCTCTCATTGCATACTGACCCCGGGGGACGTGGCATGTCACAAGATCGGCCGTGAAACACCTCAGGGCCGTTCGGCAACCAACTCAATAGAAGGCGACAATGGGTACCGAACTCGATCACCGACCACCCGACGGTGGAAATCCCCACCGTTCGGCAACTGTCGATTGGGAGGCCGCACTGGCACAACATGAGCGCTGGTTGCGGGCGGTTATCTATGCGCGGGTCAAGGAGCCCCATGCAGTGGACGAGGTCATGCAGGAAGTCGCATTGAGTGCCGTCCGTCAGAAAGCTCCCTTGCAGGACCCGACCAAGGTCGCCCCGTGGCTTTACCGTCTTGCGGTGCTCAACGCCCTGATGTATCGCCGTAAGCTGGGGCGACGGCGCAAGTGGCTCAAGCGGTACGGGGAGGAGCGGCGAAATCATCCCCCTGCCGAGCCAAATCCTCTTGACTGGCTGCTGGCGGCGGAACGTGATGAGATTCTCCACGCGGCATTGCGAGCTCTCCCTCCGAAAGATGCAGAGATGCTTTTACTCAAATATGGACAGGACTGGAGCTATCAGGAGATTGCCGACCACCTGGGCATAAGTTTTTCGGCGGTGCAGACAAGGCTTCATCGCGCTAGGCGGCGACTTCGCGAGGAGCTTCACAGAATTTCCCAGACTGGATTGGCCGACGAGGCGTCCGGTCAGGGTAGAGTCGTTGATGATCCATGTTGACCTGGAGTGCAACACTGGGCACTGGGTCCCACATCGGTGCGAGGGTGAATGCTCAGGAGCAAATAAATCCAACGTAACGGCAGTGAGACGTGTGAGCGGTTTGTGCGAGATGACTCGGATGAAGATAGATCAAGACCTTATTGACAGATTGGTTGATGGCGAGGTGAGTGAAGACGAGCGGCGCCGCATTGTGTCGGCCCTGGCTCATGACCCAGAACTCTCCCGACGGGTTGCACTGGCCTTTTTAGAAGCGCAGGAATGGCGTCGGATCTTGAATGCGGCGGCCAGTGCTTTAAGTTCGGAGCAGGGTACGGTAACCGGGGCTCGACCGACCGGACTCGCGGTTGCGCTCGCCGCACCTGAAAAGTCAGGCGTCACCGACGTTCGATCGCGCCCGGCTCAGAACTTACTGCGGCGTTATCTTGGCACGTTGGTAGCGATGGCGTGCAGTTTTGCCCTTGTGTTTGGAGCTGTCTGGTGGATGGCGCAGCCGCGCCAGGAGAAAACGGTCTCCGCAGGGTCAGAAGCTACTGCCGCGGCAGCAGGCGCTGCGCTCAGCCCGGGGCAAAGCTTAATCGCCCAGAGTGCCCCGAGTCAGGGGCAGGTCGCAAGCGCGGGGAAACCTGCTGCGACCCCGTTTCAAATGGTGGCCGTTCCGGTAGCGGTCGGCAATGACGGTACTCTCACATCAGTGGATATTCCCGTCATTCCAGTAGCCGACGGAGAACAAATCAATCTCTGGCCGGACAGTGTGGTCCCCCCGGAGGTGCTCGATGTTCTCCGAAAAAGTGGACACATCATCCGGCAGCAACGTCACTTGATGCCGGTATCGCTTCCTGACGGCCGGCAAACAATCATTCCTGTCGACCAGGTGGAGATCCAAATGCCGGAGCACAATGTTCGCTAGGTTCGCTAGATGTGTGATTGCAGACGTTCAGGAAAGGAGGAATGACCATGAGTCGAGCCGTAATTAGAATGACCAGGGGCATGACGTGGGTTTTTGTGCTGGCGAGTATCTCGGGTCTAATGGTAGCCGGGGGTCTCGCGCAGTCTGCCGAACCTGCCCCGGGAATCTCGGTCACCCGGGTAGTGGCAGCACCTTCTGAAATCTGGATTGGCGTTGTGGTGGAGCAAGTCCCGGAAGCCCTGCGGGCCCATTTGGACCTGCCAAAAGATCAGGGACTGTTGGTCACGAGTGTGGCCAAAGACAGCCCTGCTGAAAAAGCCGGGATCAAGGTACACGATATCCTGCTGGAGGCAGCCGGAAAGCCGCTGACTACACCTAGTGATCTGGTTAATCTTGTTCAGGAGAAAAAGGATAAGCCGATCGAAATCAAAGTGTTTCGGAAGGGAACGACCGAGACCGTAACGGTTACGCCGGCGCCTAGGCCTGCCGGGGCCTGGGAATTTCCCCCACCTTTTCCTGGAACTTTCGCAGACCCCAAAGCGTGGGAGAAATGGTTGGAATCTTTCCGCCAGCGTCTTCCCGGGCAGCCGCCGCTTGTGTTTCGATTTTATCATCCTGGGGTGATCGTTCCGCCGGGCGAGTCCCTCAACATTCCCAAAAACATGACAATCGTGATTACCAAAGAGGGCGACAAACCGGCGAAGATTGTGGTGCAGAAGGAGAATCAAAAATGGGAAGTGACCGAGAATGAACTGGACAAACTTCCGCCTGACGTGAGACCCCATGTCGAAAAGATGCTCCGCGGAAGTGCTCGTCCAGGGGTTGTGGAAGTGAAGCCGGCGGTGCCTCAGGAGGGGGTGCCCAGGGCGCTTATCCGTCCCTGGCGGGAACCCAGCACAGAGGCTGAAGGACGCATGGACAAACTGGAAGAGAAAGTTAAGAGCCTCGAAAACCGACTGAAGACACTCGAGAAAAAACTGGAACAGTCGCAACAGCCGGAAGGAAAAGCCGCTGAATGATCTGTTCATAATTCAGCGGCCCGGGTGTACCTCGCAACACCCCGGCCGGGATGCAATCGAGCGGTGTTTGCACAGTCGACGAGACGGCAGCCGTTTGACATTCCGACCGGGGTGTGATTATACTCGGAACGTAGACCGAGTATGAGAAGAAAGATGTTGTGCCGGGGAAAATTCCCGCGGACGATGAAGTTGTTCCCATCCAGCGTGGATTTGCAGCCAGGGGATTTGAAGGAAGGTTGAGCTTATGAATCTCATCGGCAAGATCTTCGTGGTTCTTATCTTTGTGATGAGCATTGTGTTCATGAGCTTTGCGCTCATGGTTTATTCTGCCCATGTCAACTGGCGCGAAGTCGTTGAGAACCCCAAGGAGGCCCCCGGCAAGCCTTTGGGATTGCGCCTCCAGGTGCAAAACCTCCGAAAGGAGAATGACGCTCTCAGAGCCCAGATCGATGAACTGACGAAGAAACTCGACGCGGAAATCGCTGACAAGCGAGCGCAGGTGGCCAAGCTGGAGCAGGAGCGTGATGATCTTCAACGGGAACGCGACCAGCTTATGCAGCAGGTGGCGCAGTTGACACAACAGGCTCGCGACGCGGTTGCGGCGATGGAGGCGGCTCACCAAACCCTGGCCAAGAGAACCGCGGAGGTAGATGATCTGCGCAATCTGCTGCGGCAGGCTGAACAAGCGCGGCATGACGCGCTTCTACGTTTGGTCCAGAGAACCGATGAACTTCATCAGGTGGCAAACGAATTGCGGGTGTTGAAGGATCGCTCCGTGACTCTCGCCGATGATCTCGCGAAGGCCCGAGAAGTGCTGGCGAAGTTCGACCTCAAGCCCGAGCCGGAGCTCTATCAGGACCGGGCCCCGAAAGTAGAGGGCGTGGTCCTGGCGGTTCCCGGCAATGGATTGCTGGAGATCTCAATTGGTTCCGATGATGGGCTTATGAAGGGACATAAACTGGACGTATTCCGCCTGGGTAACGGGGAAAATAAGTATCTCGGTCGAGTGGTGGTCGTCAGAACCGAACCCGACCGGGCTGTCTGTCAGGTCATTCCCGAGTACCAGAAAGGTCCGATTCAGCAAGGAGATCGCGTTGCAAGCAGCCTCCAGTAGTCCATTACAATATCGGCCGCCTCGGGTAGACATTTATACCGTGCTGCTGGCGATCGCGCTGGTGGCCGTGATCATCGGCTGTGTGTTTCTGTACCTGGAAGTGGCCGATTATGGAAGTCCACCGTATCCCGAAGGTGGCGTGGTTCTCAACAATCCAGCGGTGCGGGCGATTTCGCCGGCGCTCGAAGGAACATGGTTGTCCCCGCTGGGTGAGTTGACCGCTTAACAGCGTCCGCCGGATTCCGGTGGGATTGTGCCCGCCAAAGATAGAGATCAGGTTGATAGGCCCCGTTGTGGGGCCTTTTTGTTTCGGGGAACCGGGCCTCGCCTGTCGATTGGTAACACGGGAGCTTCTTGCCAGGTCAGGCCTCCATCGGTGTGCACTCCGAACGTTCTTTTCCGCCTCTTGTTTATTTCCTCGCGTTATTCCCCTGCCCGGCGATTTGTCTTGCTTCGGGTTATCTCTTGCACGTCTTGGCGTGACATTGAGTCAGGGAGCCCTACTGAGGGAACAGGAAGTGGTTTTGCACAGGTGCTGTGATAGTTGTATAGTGAGCGGTAGCTGAGATTGCCCACGTGACCACTTTTCAGGAACCGGACAGCGGATATGACGGTGTTAGCGGTCCAGGGACTCAAAAAGGTGTACCCTTCTCCGGGACAGCCCCTGTGCGTTCTCAATAATGTGGAGTTTGAACTTCGGTCGGGAGACCGCGTGGCGATCTTGGGACCAAGCGGCTCGGGCAAGAGCACTCTTTTGAACATCATCGGTGGATTGGACCAGCCCACGGAAGGCCGTGTGGTGGTGGACGGCCAGGTCGTCTCGGAGATGCCCGAGAGGGAGCTTTCTCGCTATCGAAACCGAACCGTCGGGTTCGTTTTTCAGGACCATCATCTCTTGCCTCAGTGCACAGTTCTGGAGAACGTCCTAGTGCCGTGCTTGGCATCCGGATCACCCCAACAGGATGACGTCAACTGGGCTTTGGCACTTTTGGATCGGGTAGGCCTGAAAGACCGCGTTTGGCACAGGCCGGGTGAACTGTCGGGGGGTGAACGTCAGCGCGTCGCGATAGCGCGGGCTCTCATCCGGCGTCCCGCTCTCATCCTTGCAGACGAACCTACCGGCAATCTCGACCGTTCAACCGGGGAGCAAGTAGCCCAATTGCTTGTTGAACTTCACCAAGAGCAAAACAATATCCTCATTGTGGTGACTCACAGCGAACATTTGGCTGGAGTAATCGGAAAGCAGTGTCGACTGGAGAACGGCCAGCTCAGGTGGGAGAACGTCTGAGACCGCCTTTTATGAACCCGATATCCCCAGCTTTCTCGATCGGAAAATTGGTTCGTCAGACACTGTGGTATTTTTCTCGGCCGCTCATCGGTGTGGTTCTAGCGATTGCCGTGACCACAGCCGTGTTGGTGGGGACCCTTGTGCTGGGCGATTCTCTTCGCGAGAGTCTGCGCCACCAGGCTATCGATCGCCTTGGCGCCGTAGACGACGCTCTTTTCGCTGCGGGGTTCCTCCGTCAACATTGCACGAGTGAGTGGCAAAAGCGGAGCTATGTATATTCGCAGATCGTGCCCATCATTCGTGTGGCGGCTTCACTCGAGAATTCCTCGGGCAACGGCGAGAGGACTGCCCGTGCCAACGGCGTGCAGATTATCGGTTGTTCGGCAGATTTTTGGACGTTGGGTGTGGCAAAACCCGCTCGCCATCCGCAAGGACGGGAAATCGTTCTGAACGAAAAATCCGCGGAATTACTTCACGCGAAGATCGGTGATCGAATCATCGTGTGGTTGCCGGTCGTTCGCGGCATTCCGGCGGAGAGTAGCTTTGGGCGGCGCGCCGATGTGGTCAAGCCTTCAGCCGTAGCTGTCGTGGACATCGTGCCGAATGAGAATCTGGGGGCCTTCCAACTGGCGGGGTCGCAGGAGATTTCTCGTAACGCGTACGTCGACCTGGCATGGCTGGCGGAGGAAATTGATCAGCCCGGTCGCGCCAACGTCGTTTTGTTCTCGAGAAAAGCCGAGTTTTCACACGATACAGGGAGGGCCCTTGCCGAACTGGAGCAGCTTCCTCTTTTACCCGAAGACTACGGTCTCCAAATAACCAGGACACGAAGGGGATATCTCCTTCTTACGACGGAGAGGTTGATCTTCGATCCAGTTACCGAGAAGGCGGTGACAAGCCATCTGACAGATGTGAAGATCCAACGGGTATTCATCTATTTGGCAGAGCGAGTGACTTCGCCCGATGGGGAGGCCTGGTACGCGACTGTGGCGGCTGTTCCGATTGTGTCTGATCCGCCCTTTGGTCCTTTTTTGGATATGGCGGGCCACACAGTCACCACGCCCGCGGAGGACGAATGCGTTGTCAACGAATGGCTGGCAGAAAGATTGAAAGTTCAACCAGGCGAAAAGATCACGATTACCTATTTCGCGCCCGAAACCCAGGGCGGCGATATCCGGCGGGAAAATGCTTCTTTGAGAGTGAAAGCCATCGTCCGTTTGCAGGGCGCCGCTGCGGATCCAGAGCTTGTGCCCGAAGTGCGTGGCCTGACTGACAAGAGAACCATCGCGGAGTGGGATCCCCCATTTCCATTCGACCCCGCTCACGTCACGCGCGAAGACGAGGATTACTGGGCGCGATACCGAGCGACCCCCAAGATTTTTGTTTCGCCCAAGTTTGCCGAAAAATATTGGGCCAGTCGTTATGGGAAAACCACGGGCATTCGTGTTCTTCCGACCGACGGGCTCGATGAACAGACGCTGCGTGCTCGGCTGACGTTATCTGTTGGAGAGCTGGGCTGGCAACCCCAACCGGTCAAAGAACAGGCCCTCGACGCTTCTCAGGGTACCACACCCTTTGATGTGCTCTTTCTGGCATTCAACCTGTTTGTAGTGGTGGCCAGTTTACTGCTGACCGGGCTCCTGTTCGTGCTCAATGTGGAGAAGCGTGCCAACCAACTGGGACTTGTGCGAGCCGTGGGTTGGCCTCGCGCAAGAGTTCTCCTTTGGCTTCTTGCGGAATCTTCAATTCTGACCGCGGCCGGAGTTTTAGGGGGAGTTTTGCTCGGGGTGGGGTATGCGAAAATTCTTATCTGGGGACTGCATACGATATGGCTTCCGGCGTTAGGCACCCCGTTTCTTCACCTCGCCGTGACGCCCTCTGCGGTGATACTCGGCATTCTGCTGGGCGTTGCGTGTTCTCTTGTAGTCACAGCCTTCATGACATGGCGGTTCCTCCACTTCACGCCTCAGGCCCTCTTGATGGGGACGTGGGCCACGGCGGAAACTGTCGGGGCAAACCGTGGCAGAAAGTACGGACAACCCATCGGGATTCTGCTCGCCGTCATTGCTCTTCTGGGGGCCAT
This is a stretch of genomic DNA from Thermogutta terrifontis. It encodes these proteins:
- a CDS encoding tetrathionate reductase family octaheme c-type cytochrome; protein product: MRGAVLVGVCIAVFISGLGLAGWQFSRLEKRERPDNPWKHVPPPPHHVDHTPFIPAGLKTGPEVTKVCLSCHPNSAREVMATDHWTWAGQKVKDPKTGGTIHVGKLNLINNFCIAALPNIQACSACHAGYGWKDPHFDFSREENVDCLVCHDQTNTYQKGLAGLPKPDVDLMAVARSVGRPTRLNCGQCHFKGGGADAVKHGDLDGTMYYPPERIDVHMGRLKFQCVDCHRTQKHQIPGCAMSVCIEKPARVFCTDCHSEKPHGNERLDFHTATVACQTCHIPKMAIDAPTKMYWDWSAAGRDDIPEDPHVYLKQKGRFIYAQNINPEYYWYNGRGERYLTGQKIDPTRVVQINRPLGGPGDPEAKIWPFKVHRGRQIYDKQYLYLLTPRTWGPGGYWTEFNWDLACRLGSQDTGLPYSGQYDFVDTEMYWPLSHMVQPKERALQCADCHGPGGRLNWKALGYDGDPMFRGDREMTGLVER
- a CDS encoding ArsR/SmtB family transcription factor, translated to MLPSDECQILANFFNLLSHPTRLQFFCLLREGEKTVTQLADAAGVASQNASQHLRLMRETGVVKTARRGQQIFYRLADPRLAEAIDLLRQTVLSMIEQSLPRAVQERFKMPAENSESGGVFPPASGSL
- a CDS encoding RNA polymerase sigma factor, coding for MGTELDHRPPDGGNPHRSATVDWEAALAQHERWLRAVIYARVKEPHAVDEVMQEVALSAVRQKAPLQDPTKVAPWLYRLAVLNALMYRRKLGRRRKWLKRYGEERRNHPPAEPNPLDWLLAAERDEILHAALRALPPKDAEMLLLKYGQDWSYQEIADHLGISFSAVQTRLHRARRRLREELHRISQTGLADEASGQGRVVDDPC
- a CDS encoding PDZ domain-containing protein; protein product: MSRAVIRMTRGMTWVFVLASISGLMVAGGLAQSAEPAPGISVTRVVAAPSEIWIGVVVEQVPEALRAHLDLPKDQGLLVTSVAKDSPAEKAGIKVHDILLEAAGKPLTTPSDLVNLVQEKKDKPIEIKVFRKGTTETVTVTPAPRPAGAWEFPPPFPGTFADPKAWEKWLESFRQRLPGQPPLVFRFYHPGVIVPPGESLNIPKNMTIVITKEGDKPAKIVVQKENQKWEVTENELDKLPPDVRPHVEKMLRGSARPGVVEVKPAVPQEGVPRALIRPWREPSTEAEGRMDKLEEKVKSLENRLKTLEKKLEQSQQPEGKAAE
- a CDS encoding ABC transporter ATP-binding protein; the encoded protein is MTVLAVQGLKKVYPSPGQPLCVLNNVEFELRSGDRVAILGPSGSGKSTLLNIIGGLDQPTEGRVVVDGQVVSEMPERELSRYRNRTVGFVFQDHHLLPQCTVLENVLVPCLASGSPQQDDVNWALALLDRVGLKDRVWHRPGELSGGERQRVAIARALIRRPALILADEPTGNLDRSTGEQVAQLLVELHQEQNNILIVVTHSEHLAGVIGKQCRLENGQLRWENV
- a CDS encoding FtsX-like permease family protein, with amino-acid sequence MNPISPAFSIGKLVRQTLWYFSRPLIGVVLAIAVTTAVLVGTLVLGDSLRESLRHQAIDRLGAVDDALFAAGFLRQHCTSEWQKRSYVYSQIVPIIRVAASLENSSGNGERTARANGVQIIGCSADFWTLGVAKPARHPQGREIVLNEKSAELLHAKIGDRIIVWLPVVRGIPAESSFGRRADVVKPSAVAVVDIVPNENLGAFQLAGSQEISRNAYVDLAWLAEEIDQPGRANVVLFSRKAEFSHDTGRALAELEQLPLLPEDYGLQITRTRRGYLLLTTERLIFDPVTEKAVTSHLTDVKIQRVFIYLAERVTSPDGEAWYATVAAVPIVSDPPFGPFLDMAGHTVTTPAEDECVVNEWLAERLKVQPGEKITITYFAPETQGGDIRRENASLRVKAIVRLQGAAADPELVPEVRGLTDKRTIAEWDPPFPFDPAHVTREDEDYWARYRATPKIFVSPKFAEKYWASRYGKTTGIRVLPTDGLDEQTLRARLTLSVGELGWQPQPVKEQALDASQGTTPFDVLFLAFNLFVVVASLLLTGLLFVLNVEKRANQLGLVRAVGWPRARVLLWLLAESSILTAAGVLGGVLLGVGYAKILIWGLHTIWLPALGTPFLHLAVTPSAVILGILLGVACSLVVTAFMTWRFLHFTPQALLMGTWATAETVGANRGRKYGQPIGILLAVIALLGAILLAGVGFVGDERTQAGAFFGSGALMLFGLWWALVLWFRGCLRTRAFVRRIAGLAVRNLGRNPTRSALSTVLMGLAVFLVISVSSFHMDVSDRGPNLTSGDGGFWLIGESDHPIFSNLNSVDVRRSLGLHEADLAEWKNVRIYALRRRAGEDASCLNLYRTREPIVLGVGDDFIARGGFRFTSVLKPAQGVTAGNAWELLKRPPIFDRSGVIHVPAIVDDATAKYALQKWRGVGETFEIALPTGKRVAFEFVALLDNSIFQGRILIWEQTFRELFPDVSGYRYFLVEIRSSDVHELNTSLVTKVQDFLEKSFSAEGLQIVSTREKLRALYAVQNTYLSTFQSLGGLGLLLGTIGLGAVVFRGLVERQREIALLRAVGFSAGRVHLIVLLENLAVLLLGLGIGVISSLLAVAPQLFSGRGHVPWQTAMVVGGLMLLIGLATGHMAGRWVAHQPPAMGLRRE